Proteins encoded together in one Bacillota bacterium window:
- a CDS encoding DUF433 domain-containing protein: MERIMCDPEILGGKPVIKGTRIAVYLILDLLAERYSFEDILRIYPHLTVDDIKACIAYASTLCRAGEIEEVYRAASNG; encoded by the coding sequence ATGGAGCGTATAATGTGCGATCCAGAGATTCTTGGGGGGAAACCGGTAATAAAGGGTACAAGGATAGCGGTTTACTTGATATTGGACTTACTTGCAGAGAGATATTCGTTTGAGGATATCCTCAGAATCTATCCTCATCTTACTGTAGATGATATAAAGGCATGCATTGCCTATGCTTCTACCTTATGCCGAGCCGGGGAGATTGAGGAAGTATATAGGGCTGCGAGTAATGGCTAG
- a CDS encoding DUF5615 family PIN-like protein, with protein MARFLCDENIFPSTLKLLRSRGFDAKDVKELGLSGMTDRKLFDLAKDEDRILLTLDLHFSNISLFPPSECPGIVIIRVKPAVPSRVDKALEIFLQRMNLDRIKGALVIVSEDRFRIRR; from the coding sequence ATGGCTAGGTTTCTATGTGACGAGAATATATTCCCTTCCACGCTCAAGCTCCTCCGATCCCGTGGATTTGATGCGAAGGATGTAAAGGAATTGGGATTATCAGGGATGACTGACCGGAAGTTATTTGACCTTGCAAAAGATGAGGATAGAATCCTTCTTACATTGGATTTACACTTTTCAAATATATCCCTCTTTCCCCCGTCAGAGTGCCCCGGGATTGTCATAATCCGCGTTAAACCGGCAGTACCGTCCAGAGTTGATAAGGCACTAGAGATTTTTCTGCAAAGAATGAATCTCGATCGAATCAAGGGGGCCCTAGTCATCGTAAGCGAAGATAGGTTTAGAATCAGACGATGA
- a CDS encoding alpha-mannosidase: MIETIRRYEHGLPGAPVARPGKARAFFDELNERVKGNKRLPRWVGELYYEVHRGTYTSIAKNKRNNRKAEFLYTTAEWISSLNRALFDANYPAEELNSGWRKILLNQFHDVLPGSSIKQVYEDTDEIYRQIFATGKKILSEGLERIASAVNVGQRSLIVFNPNSFPGCGLVEFSYPFGEEAIQLQSADGRLFPCQKITGDNGRYVAYVTGVAPKGYTAFKLVTAEPAGDNLQLRVNKERLENSYFRIELDEHGHFTSIIDKRVGREVLKAGERGNVIQAFEDKPRREDNWNLDIYYSEKMWEVDDVESVEVLENGPVSGILRITRKFLSSSIVQDIIIYNDIPRIDFNTTVDWKEKDIVLKVSFPVDINATKATYEIQFGHIERSTHFNTSWDIAQFEVCGHKWADLSEDGYGVSLMNDCKYGYDIKDGHMRLTLLRSGTVPNPAADKEVHHFIYSLYPHIGDWREGGTVAQAYDLNNPLIGKVVERQGGNLPQTLSMISVDRENVVIEAIKKAEDEDATIIRVYEAYNRRTNATIRLYREIKQVTECDLMEKDLPEESRQLKCSGQEFAFTIRPLEIKTFKVVWAD; encoded by the coding sequence ATGATTGAGACAATTCGCAGGTATGAGCATGGGCTGCCTGGCGCTCCAGTAGCGAGACCCGGTAAGGCTAGAGCCTTTTTTGATGAGCTAAACGAGCGAGTCAAGGGCAACAAGCGGCTGCCTAGATGGGTAGGGGAACTATATTATGAGGTGCATCGAGGCACATATACTTCTATTGCCAAAAATAAACGAAACAACCGGAAGGCCGAATTCCTTTATACCACGGCAGAGTGGATTTCATCGTTAAATCGCGCCTTGTTTGACGCAAATTATCCAGCCGAGGAACTGAATAGTGGCTGGCGGAAGATCCTGCTAAACCAATTCCATGACGTGTTACCGGGGTCTTCCATAAAGCAAGTATATGAAGATACGGATGAGATCTATCGGCAGATCTTCGCTACCGGGAAGAAGATCCTGTCCGAAGGTCTGGAGCGCATAGCCTCCGCTGTGAATGTCGGCCAGAGATCCCTCATAGTCTTCAATCCCAATTCATTCCCGGGATGCGGCCTTGTTGAATTCTCATATCCCTTTGGTGAAGAAGCCATTCAATTACAGTCGGCTGATGGACGCCTTTTCCCATGCCAGAAGATCACGGGCGATAACGGTCGTTATGTAGCGTATGTCACCGGCGTCGCCCCTAAAGGTTACACTGCATTCAAGCTCGTTACTGCCGAGCCCGCGGGAGATAACCTGCAACTGAGAGTAAATAAAGAACGGCTGGAAAACAGCTACTTCCGGATCGAGCTTGATGAACACGGCCACTTTACCAGTATAATTGACAAGAGAGTCGGCCGGGAAGTGCTGAAAGCCGGAGAAAGAGGCAATGTAATTCAGGCCTTTGAGGATAAGCCGCGGAGGGAAGACAACTGGAATCTTGACATCTACTATAGCGAAAAAATGTGGGAGGTCGATGACGTAGAGAGTGTCGAGGTTCTGGAAAATGGCCCGGTGAGCGGCATCCTGCGCATAACCAGGAAATTCCTATCATCTAGTATCGTTCAAGATATAATCATATACAATGATATTCCACGAATAGACTTCAACACAACGGTGGATTGGAAGGAAAAAGACATCGTGCTAAAGGTATCCTTCCCTGTGGATATCAATGCCACCAAGGCTACCTACGAAATCCAGTTTGGCCATATCGAGCGAAGCACGCACTTCAATACCTCATGGGACATTGCCCAATTTGAAGTCTGCGGGCACAAATGGGCTGATTTGTCGGAGGATGGCTACGGGGTCAGCTTGATGAATGACTGCAAATACGGTTATGACATCAAAGATGGCCATATGAGGCTTACCCTTTTGCGCAGCGGCACAGTTCCCAACCCAGCCGCTGATAAGGAAGTCCATCATTTCATCTATTCGCTTTATCCGCATATCGGCGACTGGCGAGAAGGCGGCACCGTTGCCCAGGCTTACGACTTGAATAACCCGTTGATTGGTAAAGTCGTCGAAAGGCAAGGTGGCAACCTGCCGCAGACCCTATCGATGATCAGCGTAGACCGGGAAAATGTCGTCATTGAGGCGATCAAGAAGGCAGAAGATGAAGATGCCACGATTATCCGAGTATACGAAGCATATAACCGGAGGACCAATGCGACGATCCGCCTGTATAGGGAGATAAAGCAGGTCACAGAATGCGACTTGATGGAAAAGGATCTTCCAGAGGAATCAAGGCAGCTAAAGTGCAGCGGCCAAGAATTCGCATTCACCATCAGGCCGCTGGAGATTAAGACTTTCAAGGTTGTATGGGCTGACTGA
- a CDS encoding iron-containing alcohol dehydrogenase, with translation MLSQVLRTAPIRYIAQSGAIKHFLPCYLKDVHVLVVAGRTAWERAGDVMQQALSAGNCSFHLIHAGQQCYWQLAEELADQAKDLDASWVVGVGGGKIMDLAKLVGEIAALPVALIPTTPTTCACWTSLSVVYDSEGKNPASSELQHSPDLTLVDFEILASAPARHLAAGILDALAKWYEISSLVDTTDRHHPSIWTALNNAKLCRDLLFERGPKAVSELGQGQMTETVEQAIWVSMALPGIASGMVTDRYKFSIAHAFYNHLTRIENARKTSLHGEQVAFGIVIQMLLMNPVHSEINDFLRLCMGMNAPMTLNGLGLHEDDYPLLDEVISGILSEPGIANLPFSTSKASLWAAVQEADRRGRISRQNAHI, from the coding sequence ATGTTGTCTCAGGTTTTGCGTACGGCACCAATTCGTTATATCGCTCAATCCGGAGCCATCAAGCATTTTCTTCCCTGTTACCTAAAAGACGTCCACGTCTTGGTCGTTGCTGGGAGAACGGCATGGGAAAGGGCCGGGGATGTGATGCAGCAGGCTCTTAGTGCAGGAAACTGCAGCTTTCACCTTATACATGCTGGCCAGCAGTGTTATTGGCAGTTGGCCGAGGAGTTGGCGGACCAGGCGAAAGACTTGGATGCTTCATGGGTCGTGGGGGTTGGCGGCGGAAAGATAATGGACCTGGCAAAACTGGTGGGAGAAATCGCCGCCTTGCCGGTCGCGCTTATACCAACGACACCGACTACATGTGCATGCTGGACTTCGCTATCCGTCGTTTATGACTCGGAAGGAAAAAATCCGGCGTCAAGTGAACTACAACATAGTCCCGATCTTACGCTGGTGGACTTTGAGATTCTTGCCAGCGCGCCGGCCCGACACCTGGCTGCTGGTATACTTGATGCCTTGGCAAAATGGTATGAGATCTCGTCGTTGGTAGATACTACGGATAGACACCATCCCTCTATCTGGACTGCCCTAAACAACGCAAAGCTTTGCCGGGATTTGCTCTTTGAGCGCGGCCCAAAGGCGGTGTCTGAACTGGGACAGGGACAGATGACTGAGACGGTAGAACAGGCCATCTGGGTGAGTATGGCCCTCCCCGGCATTGCTAGTGGAATGGTTACTGACCGGTACAAGTTTTCTATAGCCCATGCCTTTTATAACCATTTAACTCGAATCGAGAATGCACGCAAGACAAGTCTACACGGAGAACAGGTAGCCTTTGGCATAGTCATTCAAATGCTGTTAATGAATCCGGTGCATTCCGAAATAAATGATTTCCTGAGATTATGCATGGGAATGAATGCACCGATGACATTAAATGGCCTAGGACTTCATGAGGACGACTACCCTCTTTTGGATGAAGTGATATCAGGTATCCTTAGCGAACCCGGTATCGCGAATCTCCCATTCAGCACTAGTAAGGCGAGTCTATGGGCTGCAGTTCAAGAGGCTGATCGCCGGGGGCGAATCTCAAGGCAGAATGCCCATATCTAG